From the Taeniopygia guttata chromosome 20, bTaeGut7.mat, whole genome shotgun sequence genome, one window contains:
- the ARFGEF2 gene encoding brefeldin A-inhibited guanine nucleotide-exchange protein 2 isoform X4, whose translation MQPPAHEQDARTKSMFVSRALEKILAEKEAKRPPHGQLRTACQVALDEIKTELEKQREGTAAPPKANFIEADKYFLPFELACQSKSPRIVSTSLDCLQKLIAYGHITGNAPDSGAPGKRLIDRIVETICNCFQGPQTDEGVQLQIIKALLTAVTSPYIEIHEGTILQTVRTCYNIYLASKNLINQTTAKATLTQMLNVIFTRMENQALQESREAERAQKPQSPAVAGSRSPRPGQRQHSSWGDRAGTASSVLANGEPGPGEPCPGEPGPGEPSCGELQRAPALRAAEETIDGGKEMVQGILEDVVESAVKVVEEKQVTEPVKALPVLEAADTLLSGSSNENVQTNGVPDDGQSVSSTDNLESDVSGHQAAARFSHVLQKDAFLVFRSLCKLSMKPLGEGPPDPKSHELRSKVVSLQLLLSVLQNAGLVFRTHEMFINAIKQYLCVALSKNGVSFVPDVFELSLAIFLTLLSNFKTHLKMQIEVFFKEIFLNILETSSSSFEHKWMVIQTLTRICADAQCVVDIYVNYDCDLNAANIFERLVNDLSKIAQGRSGHELGMTPLQELSLRKKGLECLVSILKCMVEWSKDLYVNPNHQTSLGSYKPSEQEMAEGKCLDTGGRRSSVSSLDSTVSSGVGSVGTQTAVPDDPEQFEVIKQQKEIIEHGIELFNKKPKRGIQYLQEQGMLGTTTEDLAQFLHQEERLCSTQVGEFLGESSKFNKEVMYAYVDQLDFCGKDFVSALRIFLEGFRLPGEAQKIDRLMEKFAARYIECNQRQTLFASADTAYVLAYSIIMLTTDLHSPQVKNKMTKEQYIKMNRGINDSKDLPEEYLSTIYEEIEGKKIAMKETKEYAITTKCSKPSVANEKQRRLLYNLEMEQMAKTAKALMEAVSHAKAPFTSATHLDHVRPMFKLVWTPLLAAYSVGLQNCDDPEVASLCLEGIRCAIRIACIFGMQLERDAYVQALARFSLLTASSSITEMKQKNIDTIKTLITVAHTDGNYLGNSWHEILKCISQLELAQLIGTGVKTRYLSGSGREREGSIKGYASAEEFMSLGLGNLVGSGADKRHMASIQESVGETSSQSVVVAVDRIFTGSTRLDGNAIVDFVRWLCAVSMDELASPHHPRMFSLQKIVEISYYNMNRIRLQWSRIWHVIGDHFNKVGCNPNEDVAIFAVDSLRQLSMKFLEKGELANFRFQKDFLRPFEHIMKKNRSPTIRDMVIRCIAQMVNSQAGNIRSGWKNIFAVFHQAASDHDGNIVELAFQTTAHIVTNIFQQHFPAAIDSFQDAVKCLSEFACNVAFPDTSMEAIRLIRYCAKYVSERPQVLREYTSDDMNVAPGDRVWVRGWFPILFELSCIINRCKLDVRTRGLTVMFEIMKSYGHTFEKHWWQDLFRIVFRIFDNMKLPEQQTEKSEWMTTTCNHALYAICDVFTQFYEALHEILLPDILAQLH comes from the exons atgaaataaaaactgagctggaaaagcaaag AGAAGGCACTGCTGCTCCACCAAAAGCAAATTTCATTGAAGCAGATAAATATTTCCTTCCATTTGAGCTGGCCTGCCAGTCAAAGTCTCCACGCATCGTCAGTACTTCCCTGGATTGTTTACAG AAACTGATTGCATATGGGCATATCACTGGCAATGCTCCAGACAGCGGAGCTCCTGGGAAAAGACTGATTGACCGAATAGTGGAAACCATTTGCAATTGCTTTCAGGGTCCTCAAACAGATGAAGGAGTACAGCTGCAGATAATTAAG GCTCTTCTCACTGCAGTAACATCTCCATATATTGAAATTCATGAAGGAACAATTCTTCAAACTGTTAGAACCTGCTACAACATCTATCTGGCCAgtaaaaatcttattaaccAGACAACTGCCAAAGCTACCCTTACACAGatgttaaatgtaatttttacaCGGATGGAAAATCAAGCT CTGCAGGAGTCCAGAGAAGCAGAGCGGGCGCAGAAGCCGCAGTCCCCCGCGGTGGCGGGGTCGCGGTCCCCACGGCCGGGGCAGCggcagcacagctcctggggagaCAGAGCTGGTACTGCCAGCAGCGTGCTGGCCAACGGGGAGCCCGGCCCTGGAGAGCCGTGTCCTGGGGAGCCCGGCCCTGGAGAGCCCAGCTGCGGGGAACTGCAGCGGGCCCCTGCCCTGCGGGCAGCAG AGGAAACAATTGATGGAGGAAAGGAAATGGTTCAAGGCATCTTGGAAGATGTGGTGGAGTCAGCTGTGAAAG TGGTTGAAGAAAAGCAGGTAACAGAACCTGTCAAGGCTCTGCCTGTATTAGAGGCTGCAGATACTCTTCTTTCTGGCTCTAGCAATGAGAATGTACAAACAAACGGTGTTCCAGATGATGGGCAGTCTGTTTCCTCCACTGATAATCTG GAATCGGATGTATCTGGACATCAAGCTGCTGCCAGATTTTCCCATGTTCTACAAAAGGATGCCTTCCTGGTGTTCAGGTCATTGTGCAAGCTCTCCATGAAGCCGCTGGGGGAAGGACCACCAGATCCCAA atcCCATGAATTGCGTTCCAAGGTTGTGTCTCTCCAGCTGCTTCTCTCAGTGCTGCAGAATGCTGGTCTGGTTTTCAGGACACATGAAATGTTCATCAATGCAATCAAGCAATATCTTTGTGTAGCATTATCTAAAAATGGAGTCTCTTTTGTTCCTGATGTGTTTGAACTCTCTCTTGCCATCTTCCTCACACTGCTTTCAAATTTTAAGAcccatttaaaaatgcagattgAG GTGTTCTTCAAAGAGATCTTCCTGAATATTCTAGAGACTTCTTCAAGTTCCTTTGAACACAAATGGATGGTGATTCAGACTTTAACTAGAATTTGTGCAG atgCCCAGTGTGTAGTGGATATTTATGTTAACTATGATTGTGATTTAAACGCTGCTAATATATTTGAACGTCTTGTAAATGATTTATCCAAAATCGCACAGGGACGAAGTGGGCATGAATTGGGAATGACACCTTTACAG GAACTAAGCCTGAGAAAAAAAGGACTTGAATGTTTggtttctattttaaaatgtatggtAGAATGGAGCAAAGACCTTTACGTGAACCCCAATCATCAGACTAGCTTGG GTTCATATAAACCATCTGAACAGGAAATGGCTGAAGGTAAATGCCTGGACACTGGAGGGAGACGGAGCAGTGTCAGTTCCTTGGACTCCACTGTATCGTCAGGAGTGGGAAGTGTTGGTACCCAGACTGCTGTCCCAGATGATCCAGAGCAATTTGAAGTCATCAagcaacaaaaggaaataattgaGCATGGGATAGAACT GTTTAATAAAAAGCCAAAGAGAGGAATACAATATCtacaggagcagggaatgctTGGCACTACAACAGAGGACCTGGCACAATTCTTGCATCAAGAGGAACGCCTGTGCTCT ACTCAAGTAGGGGAATTTCTTGGGGAAAGCAGCAAGTTTAACAAGGAAGTGATGTATGCCTACGTAGACCAACTTGATTTCTGTGGAAAAGACTTTGTCTCTGCTCTGCGTATATTTCTGGAAGGTTTTCGTCTGCCAGGTGAAGCCCAGAAGATTGATAGATTAATGGAGAAGTTTGCTGCTAGATATATTGAATGCAACCAACG gCAAACACTATTTGCTAGTGCAGACACTGCCTATGTTTTGGCATACTCCATTATAATGCTGACTACAGACTTGCACAGTCCACAg gtaaaaaataaaatgacaaaGGAGCAGTACATTAAAATGAATCGAGGAATCAATGACAGTAAAGACCTGCCAGAAGAGTATTTATCCACAATCTATGAAGAaatagaaggaaagaaaattgcGATGAAAGAGACAAAAGAATATGCAATTACAACCAAGTGTAGTAAACCAA GTGTAGCTAATGAGAAGCAGCGGAGGTTGTTGTACAACTTGGAGATGGAGCAAATGGCAAAGACAGCCAAAGCTCTTATGGAGGCAGTGAGCCATGCAAAGGCACCTTTCACTAGTGCCACTCACCTGGATCATGTCAGACCCATGTTCAAA CTTGTGTGGACTCCACTGCTGGCAGCTTACAGTGTTGGCTTGCAGAACTGTGATGACCCAGAAGTTGCATCCCTGTGTTTGGAAGGAATACGTTGTGCCATTAGGATAGCCTGTATCTTTGGAATGCAG CTTGAACGAGACGCTTATGTACAGGCCCTTGCTCGTTTTTCCTTGTTGACTGCCAGTTCCAGCATTACAgaaatgaaacagaagaacatCGATACTATTAAGACACTCATTACAGTTGCTCACACAGATGGCAACTATCTTGGCAATTCTTGGCATGAG ATCTTGAAATGTATTAGCCAGCTGGAACTGGCACAGCTCATAGGAACTGGCGTGAAAACTCGGTATTTGTCTGGTTCTGGGCGTGAGAGGGAAGGCAGCATTAAGGGCTATGCCTCTGCAGAAGAGTTTATGAGCCTGGGATTAG GGAACCTCGTTGGGAGTGGGGCTGACAAACGGCACATGGCGAGCATCCAGGAGTCTGTCGGGGAGACCAGCTCACAGAGTGTGGTGGTAGCAGTGGACAG GATATTCACGGGCTCCACGAGGCTGGACGGGAATGCCATAG TTGACTTTGTGCGGTGGCTGTGTGCTGTGTCCATGGACGAGCTGGCGTCCCCGCACCACCCGCGCatgttcagcctgcagaagatCGTGGAGATCTCCTACTACAACATGAACCGCATCAGGCTGCAGTGGTCAAGGATTTGGCACGTGATTGGGGATCACTTCAATAAg GTTGGGTGTAACCCTAACGAAGATGTTGCCATCTTTGCTGTAGACTCATTAAGGCAGCTGTCAATGAAATTTCTTGAGAAAGGAGAGTTAGCCAACTTCCGCTTCCAGAAAGACTTCCTAAGGCCTTTTGAGCATATTATGAAGAAAAACAG atctcCGACTATTCGAGACATGGTGATCCGCTGCATTGCTCAGATGGTGAACTCCCAAGCTGGTAACATTCGTTCAGGCTGGAAAAATATCTTTGCTGTCTTTCATCAAGCAGCATCAGACCATGATGGGAATATCGTAGAGCTGGCCTTTCAGACTACAGCACACATAGTTA caaatatttttcagcagcattttccaGCAGCAATTGACTCATTTCAGGATGCAGTAAAATGCCTCTCTGAGTTTGCCTGTAATGTTGCCTTCCCAGACACCAGCATGGAAGCCATCAGGCTTATTCGCTATTGTGCAAAATACGTCTCGGAAAGACCACAG GTATTAAGAGAATACACAAGTGATGACATGAATGTGGCTCCTGGGGACAGAGTATGGGTCAGAGGATGGTTTCCTATTTTGTTTGAACTTTCTTGTATCATCAATCGTTGCAAGTTAGATGTTCGTACAAG AGGCTTAACAGTGATGTTTGAAATCATGAAGAGTTACGGCCATACTTTTGAAAAGCACTGGTGGCAAGACCTGTTTAGAATTGTGTTTCGGATTTTTGATAATATGAAACTCCCTGAGCAACAAACAgag